One part of the Bacteroidia bacterium genome encodes these proteins:
- a CDS encoding T9SS type A sorting domain-containing protein produces MTRKLTLLLIAMLATFSLQAQYDTLTIQQIQTVPPQDLAACNDLSPSDGDTVVVFATVVMDALVADPQNPGGPEVNNAQITGGRNIWLQSGSGPFSGIDLFTTGVPTPVPGIDVLDLRAGDSVAVTGVIIRFGNESEITPINIDLVDQGREVQITPISVADLNDDTQTNQLETGEQWEGAYVELTNLRVDSRSFFSGGNRVSLICSDENGNLVNISDRFLASRLPANGGTFVPPPPNAVFDTIRGVVAHSANGCTGAGGRGYEVYPFKSEDYVVGVSPPFITNETRNPITPTASEDVNVFASIEDPDGEVTSAELFYAVGGSSSNFLSVPMTANGNTYSAAIPNTAFSDGDIVQYYISATDDSSLVSNSPPAAANGPFFFAVSDNGTSIKNVQFTPFENGNSGYAGLEVTVSGVITASAQPNDLGFVYIQQPGEAAWAGLPLVQNANLSTLSRGDSITVTGQIQENFGMTWMVVTTFTLEKSGAAVPDPVKVDPDLFTMYDFATTEQYEGMLLELANPTEGSDIYVVETNSDGPNNNFAEYRVGSSDLTIDGARVLSGRVTGSAFSSLSFSIINDSSWATNSGVMTVDPCVVTAGDTLSSLVGIMYYSFGNNKLLPRNNSDAINFRGANCPNGVVNSIADELAGSEVIAYPNPNRGQFTVAYSFPQFVEGRVRMMDLMGRTLVVKELNGIEGELQVETSSLSNGTYVMLVETEGYIISRHRIVVQN; encoded by the coding sequence ATGACTAGAAAGCTTACTTTATTACTAATTGCTATGTTAGCGACTTTCTCGCTACAGGCGCAATATGATACGCTGACTATTCAGCAGATTCAGACGGTTCCGCCTCAGGATCTGGCTGCTTGTAATGACCTTTCCCCTTCCGACGGTGATACCGTTGTGGTATTTGCTACGGTAGTTATGGACGCCCTTGTTGCTGATCCTCAAAATCCGGGTGGACCAGAGGTAAATAATGCTCAAATTACGGGTGGAAGAAATATTTGGCTCCAAAGTGGTAGTGGGCCTTTCTCCGGAATTGACCTTTTTACTACAGGGGTACCTACTCCCGTCCCAGGTATTGATGTACTTGACTTACGTGCCGGAGACTCGGTAGCAGTAACCGGAGTAATCATCCGTTTTGGGAATGAGAGTGAAATAACACCCATAAATATTGACCTGGTTGACCAGGGCCGTGAAGTTCAGATTACGCCTATTTCTGTAGCGGACCTGAATGACGATACCCAAACCAATCAGTTGGAGACAGGTGAACAATGGGAAGGTGCTTATGTGGAATTGACCAATCTTCGTGTGGATTCCAGAAGCTTTTTCAGTGGAGGAAACCGTGTAAGTTTGATTTGTTCTGACGAAAACGGAAACCTCGTAAATATTTCTGACCGTTTCCTTGCCTCACGCCTCCCAGCCAATGGCGGTACTTTTGTCCCTCCTCCGCCCAATGCAGTATTTGATACGATCAGAGGGGTAGTTGCCCATTCTGCTAATGGATGTACAGGAGCAGGAGGTCGTGGATATGAAGTTTATCCTTTCAAGTCTGAAGACTATGTAGTAGGCGTATCTCCTCCTTTCATTACCAATGAAACGAGAAACCCCATTACTCCTACAGCTAGTGAGGATGTGAATGTATTTGCTTCAATTGAGGATCCGGATGGGGAAGTTACCTCTGCCGAACTCTTCTATGCAGTAGGAGGAAGCTCATCCAATTTCCTTTCCGTTCCGATGACAGCCAATGGTAATACCTATTCCGCTGCAATTCCAAACACTGCATTTAGCGATGGAGATATTGTTCAGTACTATATTTCCGCAACGGATGATAGCAGCCTAGTTTCCAATAGCCCTCCTGCAGCTGCTAATGGTCCTTTCTTTTTCGCAGTAAGCGATAACGGAACAAGCATTAAGAATGTTCAGTTTACTCCCTTTGAAAATGGAAATTCCGGTTATGCTGGATTGGAAGTAACCGTATCCGGTGTGATTACGGCATCTGCTCAACCTAATGACCTGGGATTTGTATATATCCAACAGCCAGGAGAAGCTGCCTGGGCAGGTCTTCCTTTGGTACAAAATGCTAACCTCAGTACTCTTTCAAGAGGGGACAGCATCACGGTTACCGGTCAGATTCAGGAAAACTTTGGTATGACCTGGATGGTTGTAACCACTTTTACCCTTGAAAAAAGCGGTGCAGCAGTTCCAGATCCGGTAAAGGTTGATCCGGATTTATTCACTATGTATGATTTTGCGACCACGGAGCAATATGAAGGTATGCTCCTCGAATTGGCTAACCCAACAGAAGGATCGGATATCTATGTTGTTGAAACCAATTCAGATGGTCCTAATAATAACTTTGCCGAATATCGTGTAGGAAGTAGTGATCTTACGATCGATGGAGCTCGTGTGCTGTCAGGACGTGTAACGGGAAGTGCTTTTAGCTCACTTTCTTTCTCTATAATAAATGATAGTAGCTGGGCCACGAATTCTGGAGTAATGACTGTTGATCCTTGTGTAGTAACCGCAGGAGATACGCTAAGCAGTCTGGTTGGAATCATGTACTATAGCTTTGGCAACAATAAACTATTGCCTAGAAATAATAGTGATGCCATCAATTTCCGTGGAGCTAATTGCCCAAATGGAGTTGTAAACTCTATCGCTGATGAGCTTGCCGGAAGTGAAGTGATTGCTTATCCTAACCCGAACAGAGGTCAGTTTACAGTTGCATACAGCTTCCCACAATTTGTTGAAGGTAGAGTGAGAATGATGGATTTGATGGGTAGAACGCTTGTAGTTAAAGAGCTGAACGGCATAGAAGGTGAGTTGCAAGTGGAGACTAGCTCTCTGAGCAATGGAACCTATGTTATGCTGGTAGAAACGGAAGGCTATATCATTAGCCGTCATAGAATTGTAGTACAGAATTAA
- a CDS encoding BrxA/BrxB family bacilliredoxin, with protein sequence MYPPELTAPMAAELENAGFTSLKSVEEVDQVLNNQEGTTLLMVNSVCGCAAGSARPGVIHALQNEAKPDNVVTVFAGVDFDATKRAREYLLPYPPSSPAVALFKDGQLVHMIERHHIEGRPAPLIAANLLAAFDEYCK encoded by the coding sequence ATGTACCCTCCAGAACTAACTGCCCCTATGGCAGCAGAACTAGAAAATGCGGGTTTCACTTCTTTGAAGTCAGTAGAAGAAGTTGATCAAGTACTGAACAATCAGGAAGGAACTACTTTGCTGATGGTGAATTCTGTTTGCGGCTGTGCCGCAGGTAGCGCACGCCCAGGCGTTATTCATGCTTTGCAAAATGAAGCCAAGCCGGATAATGTAGTAACTGTATTTGCAGGAGTAGACTTTGATGCGACTAAAAGAGCGCGTGAATACTTGCTCCCTTATCCTCCTTCTTCTCCTGCAGTTGCTTTATTCAAAGATGGACAGCTTGTACATATGATCGAGCGTCATCATATTGAAGGAAGACCCGCTCCCCTGATCGCTGCGAATTTGCTTGCAGCTTTCGATGAGTACTGTAAATAA
- the glpK gene encoding glycerol kinase GlpK, producing MAETYILALDQGTTSSRAILFDKSSNIAGVAQQEFTQFFPKPGWVEHDPMEILNSQLTVARQVIKDKGISASQIEAIGITNQRETTIVWDKSSGKPVYNAIVWQDRRTASICDDMSKRGLTDYVRAATGLVIDAYFSGTKVKWILDYLAVENPDVKTGDLLFGTVDSWLIWNLTGGEVHATDYSNASRTLLYNIKELKWDEKMMNELEVPANMLPDVRDCSGDFGSTRADIFDGVSIPIRGVAGDQQAALFGQACVEPGMSKNTYGTGCFMLMNTGEKYLASKNGLLTTLCWGKGGKVNYALEGSIFIAGAAIQWLRDGLKIIDSAPDSEYFAGKQEDNEGVYVVPAFAGLGAPYWDMYARGAIFGLTRGTGRSHIIRATLESLAYQTRDVLDAMEEDAGRTLKTLRVDGGASANNILMQFQSDILDTPVERPQVIETTALGAAYLAGLAVGYYSESDLADKWLLDQRFEPNMDRAERKKKYAKWQDAVKRTMKWEEE from the coding sequence ATGGCTGAAACCTACATACTCGCGCTTGACCAGGGAACTACCAGCTCCCGGGCCATTCTTTTTGACAAAAGCTCAAATATCGCTGGCGTCGCTCAGCAAGAATTTACCCAGTTCTTCCCCAAACCCGGTTGGGTAGAGCATGATCCCATGGAAATCCTCAATTCTCAATTGACGGTTGCCCGCCAGGTGATCAAGGACAAAGGAATTTCAGCCAGTCAAATTGAAGCGATCGGTATCACCAATCAAAGAGAAACTACCATAGTCTGGGACAAAAGCAGTGGCAAGCCTGTCTATAATGCGATTGTCTGGCAAGACAGAAGAACAGCTTCCATTTGTGATGACATGAGCAAAAGAGGTCTTACTGACTATGTGAGAGCTGCCACCGGTTTGGTTATTGATGCTTATTTCTCAGGTACCAAAGTTAAATGGATCCTGGATTATCTGGCTGTGGAAAATCCGGATGTTAAAACCGGGGACCTTCTCTTTGGAACCGTTGATAGCTGGTTGATCTGGAACCTTACAGGAGGAGAAGTGCATGCGACCGATTACTCCAATGCTTCCCGTACCCTGCTCTATAATATCAAAGAGCTCAAATGGGATGAGAAGATGATGAATGAATTGGAGGTTCCAGCTAATATGCTCCCGGATGTGCGGGATTGTAGCGGAGACTTTGGTAGTACACGGGCAGATATCTTTGATGGGGTTTCTATTCCAATTCGCGGAGTTGCAGGCGACCAGCAAGCGGCTCTCTTTGGACAGGCATGCGTAGAGCCCGGTATGAGCAAGAATACCTATGGAACCGGTTGTTTCATGTTGATGAATACCGGAGAGAAATACCTGGCCTCTAAAAATGGTTTGTTGACTACCCTATGCTGGGGGAAAGGGGGGAAAGTAAATTATGCCCTTGAAGGAAGTATCTTTATCGCAGGTGCTGCTATACAGTGGTTACGTGATGGACTCAAAATCATCGATTCTGCTCCGGATTCTGAATACTTTGCAGGAAAACAGGAAGATAATGAAGGGGTTTATGTAGTTCCAGCTTTTGCCGGACTGGGAGCTCCTTATTGGGATATGTATGCGCGAGGAGCCATCTTTGGGCTGACCCGTGGTACAGGTAGGAGCCATATCATTCGTGCCACTCTGGAGTCTTTGGCCTACCAAACCCGAGATGTACTGGATGCCATGGAAGAGGATGCAGGACGCACGCTAAAAACCCTTCGCGTAGACGGAGGAGCTTCTGCCAACAATATCCTTATGCAATTTCAATCAGATATTTTGGACACTCCAGTTGAGCGACCTCAGGTAATTGAAACTACTGCTTTGGGAGCAGCTTATCTGGCAGGTTTGGCTGTAGGTTATTATAGCGAATCTGATCTTGCCGATAAGTGGTTACTCGACCAACGCTTTGAACCAAACATGGACAGAGCCGAACGCAAAAAGAAATATGCTAAATGGCAGGATGCTGTGAAGCGTACCATGAAGTGGGAAGAAGAATAA
- a CDS encoding TIGR02117 family protein produces the protein MLKTFAKRLLKGILIAICIPVLYFLTALICSNIEVGEHMETSDAFVYLNTNGVHLDLIIPKEYLSSTLSQGLKGAGSTAYYSFGWGDRDFYLNTPEWKDLKFGTAFSAMFLKSPTLMHVSRYRNSYSDWAKIHLSTEQLDKLNTYILESFAQKESGEKILLEGKGYSWNDDFYEARGNYSCFNTCNSWVNAALKQSGNRACLWTPFDFSLMEIHQSRD, from the coding sequence ATGCTAAAGACCTTCGCCAAACGATTACTAAAAGGAATCCTAATAGCGATCTGCATTCCGGTTCTGTATTTTCTGACGGCTTTGATCTGTTCGAACATAGAAGTGGGAGAGCATATGGAGACCAGCGACGCTTTTGTTTACCTCAATACCAATGGGGTCCACCTGGATCTTATTATACCTAAAGAATACCTGAGTTCAACATTATCGCAAGGCCTGAAAGGAGCTGGTTCTACCGCTTACTACTCTTTTGGATGGGGAGATAGAGATTTCTACCTGAATACACCGGAGTGGAAAGACCTAAAGTTTGGTACCGCCTTTTCCGCCATGTTTCTCAAAAGTCCCACCCTCATGCATGTGAGCCGTTACCGAAATAGCTACAGCGACTGGGCAAAAATCCATCTCAGCACAGAACAACTGGATAAACTCAATACCTACATCCTGGAGAGTTTTGCACAAAAGGAATCCGGAGAAAAAATACTCCTGGAAGGAAAAGGCTATTCCTGGAATGATGATTTCTATGAAGCCCGGGGAAATTACTCTTGCTTCAACACCTGCAATTCCTGGGTAAATGCGGCGCTAAAACAGAGTGGAAACAGGGCGTGTTTATGGACACCTTTTGATTTTAGTCTCATGGAAATACATCAATCCAGAGATTGA
- a CDS encoding protein phosphatase 2C domain-containing protein, with amino-acid sequence MHITSCLHKGEFHPIFCEDFLFHTELSPDLYLAAVMDGCSMGKDSQFASLLFAKILKKVSKEIGYREFAGDIPPFSSWELADLGKEFLQEIWKNLKALSQSLYLDTLELLSTLNLALLNRNHSEVWLILIGDGFIAADDQIIEVDQNNRPDYLAYHLKEDFTQWFSQQKAIYELTDIQQLILATDGVDSFEKLNPAKEEVAFEPASFFLLEPSYDNLAHPFAKKLEVLKEEHGLIATDDIGLIRIKW; translated from the coding sequence ATGCACATAACTTCATGCCTGCATAAGGGCGAATTTCATCCCATTTTTTGTGAAGATTTTTTATTTCATACTGAACTAAGTCCCGATCTTTATCTGGCAGCCGTCATGGATGGTTGTTCGATGGGGAAGGACAGTCAATTTGCTTCCCTCCTTTTCGCAAAAATCCTCAAAAAAGTATCCAAAGAAATAGGTTATCGTGAATTTGCTGGTGATATTCCGCCCTTTTCAAGCTGGGAATTAGCAGATTTGGGAAAGGAATTTTTACAAGAGATTTGGAAGAATCTGAAGGCTTTATCTCAAAGCCTTTACCTGGATACCCTCGAATTACTTAGTACCCTCAATCTCGCGCTGCTAAATCGGAATCATTCAGAGGTCTGGCTTATCCTTATTGGAGATGGCTTTATTGCAGCAGATGACCAGATCATAGAAGTAGACCAAAACAATCGGCCCGATTATTTGGCTTATCACCTGAAAGAAGATTTTACACAGTGGTTTTCTCAACAAAAAGCCATCTATGAATTGACTGATATCCAGCAACTCATCCTTGCAACAGATGGGGTAGATAGCTTTGAGAAATTGAATCCAGCCAAAGAAGAAGTTGCCTTTGAGCCTGCCTCCTTTTTTCTACTTGAGCCTTCTTATGATAATCTTGCCCACCCTTTTGCCAAAAAGCTGGAGGTATTGAAAGAAGAACATGGACTAATCGCAACAGATGATATTGGACTCATTCGGATAAAATGGTAA